From the genome of Hymenobacter sp. PAMC 26628, one region includes:
- a CDS encoding helix-turn-helix domain-containing protein: MKPDIMREITPLTQSDCFTLFSRAKKKFDFPLHYHEEYELNLIVNAKGAKRIVGDHIEAIDDLELVLVGPNLYHAWFTHKCETEDIRELTIQFHKDLFEERFLRKNQLSFIKTMFEKAQRGILFSRDTIERLQPRILALGQKNGFDSVLELLSILHDLSTSRNLRTLSDSSSNNEQLNYNSRRIEKVFEYMNMHYSRAVTLTEVAKVANMPVASFSRFIKKRIGSTFIDSLNEIRLGHATRMLIETTHNVAEVAYKCGFNNISNFNRTFKKKKGCTPKEFRSNFSGTRIFI, encoded by the coding sequence ATGAAGCCCGACATCATGCGTGAAATCACGCCGCTCACCCAAAGCGACTGCTTCACGCTGTTTTCCCGCGCCAAAAAGAAGTTCGATTTTCCGCTGCACTACCACGAGGAATACGAGCTGAACCTCATCGTGAACGCCAAGGGCGCCAAGCGCATCGTGGGCGACCACATCGAGGCCATCGACGACCTGGAGCTGGTGCTTGTGGGGCCCAACCTGTACCACGCCTGGTTCACGCACAAGTGCGAAACCGAGGATATCCGGGAGCTCACCATCCAGTTCCACAAGGACTTGTTTGAGGAGCGGTTTTTGCGCAAAAACCAGCTCAGCTTCATCAAAACGATGTTTGAGAAGGCGCAGCGGGGCATCCTGTTCTCGCGCGACACCATCGAGCGGCTCCAGCCCCGCATCCTGGCGCTGGGCCAGAAAAACGGGTTCGACTCGGTGCTGGAGTTGCTCTCCATTCTGCACGACCTGTCCACGTCGCGCAACCTGCGCACGCTCTCCGATTCCAGCTCCAACAATGAGCAGCTCAACTACAACAGCCGCCGCATCGAGAAGGTATTCGAGTACATGAACATGCACTACAGCCGCGCCGTCACCCTCACGGAGGTAGCCAAGGTGGCCAACATGCCGGTGGCCTCGTTCAGCCGCTTCATCAAGAAACGCATTGGCAGCACGTTCATCGACAGCCTGAACGAAATCCGGCTGGGCCACGCCACGCGCATGCTCATCGAAACCACCCACAACGTGGCCGAAGTGGCCTACAAGTGCGGCTTCAACAACATCTCCAATTTCAACCGTACCTTCAAAAAGAAGAAAGGCTGCACGCCCAAGGAGTTCCGCAGCAACTTCTCGGGCACCCGCATCTTCATTTAG
- a CDS encoding glycoside hydrolase 5 family protein, which translates to MNKLFRCCGALALGLALAAGGALGAPTPAGFVRAQGTQFTLDGKPYRYVGANYWYGGLLATQGPAGKARLATELDFLKQHGVANLRVMVGAEGLSNGYQYRVLQPLQPTQGQFDERIMAGLDYLLAELGKRQMKAVLHFTNTWEWSGGLGQYLEWNGYTGQPLPKNPGYSWDKYRAYIAQFYTCTPCQDAVATYIRYVLARTNSLTHKKYVNDPAIMAWEIINEPRPMLPAATPAFEAWMKQTAALVKSIDPNHLLTTGSEGDIATDNDMAVYERLHADPHIDYLTIHIWPKNWGWFRDTATAKGFPAVLARTTAYVNKHAAEAQKLGKPLVVEEFGLPRDGQTFTPAATTALRDQYCGALFGMAKGNTPASRVIAGYNFWAFGGAARPVPGQVFWKPGDAYMGDPGGEEQGLNSVFDADQSTWAVIDQYSKTIR; encoded by the coding sequence ATGAATAAACTTTTTCGATGTTGCGGCGCGCTGGCCTTGGGCCTGGCCCTGGCTGCCGGGGGGGCCCTGGGAGCCCCGACCCCGGCGGGCTTTGTGCGGGCCCAGGGCACGCAGTTCACGCTCGACGGCAAGCCCTACCGCTACGTGGGGGCCAACTATTGGTACGGCGGCCTGCTGGCCACCCAGGGGCCCGCCGGCAAGGCGCGGCTGGCTACGGAGCTGGACTTTTTAAAGCAGCACGGCGTGGCAAACCTGCGGGTAATGGTGGGCGCCGAGGGCCTGAGCAATGGCTACCAGTACCGGGTGCTCCAGCCGCTGCAACCCACGCAGGGCCAGTTTGATGAGCGAATCATGGCCGGGCTCGACTACCTGCTGGCCGAGTTGGGCAAGCGCCAGATGAAGGCCGTGCTGCACTTCACCAACACCTGGGAGTGGAGCGGCGGCCTGGGCCAGTACCTGGAGTGGAACGGCTACACCGGCCAGCCCCTGCCCAAAAACCCCGGCTACAGCTGGGACAAGTACCGCGCCTACATCGCGCAGTTCTACACCTGCACGCCGTGCCAGGATGCCGTGGCCACCTACATCCGCTACGTGCTGGCCCGCACCAACAGCCTGACACACAAGAAGTACGTGAACGACCCGGCCATCATGGCTTGGGAAATCATCAACGAGCCGCGGCCCATGCTGCCCGCTGCCACCCCAGCCTTCGAGGCTTGGATGAAGCAGACGGCGGCCCTGGTAAAGTCCATCGACCCCAACCACTTGCTGACCACCGGCAGCGAGGGCGACATTGCCACCGACAACGACATGGCCGTGTACGAGCGCCTGCACGCCGACCCCCACATCGACTACCTCACCATCCACATCTGGCCCAAAAACTGGGGCTGGTTCCGCGACACGGCCACGGCCAAGGGCTTCCCCGCGGTGCTGGCCCGCACCACCGCCTACGTGAACAAGCACGCGGCCGAGGCCCAAAAGCTGGGCAAGCCGCTGGTGGTGGAAGAGTTCGGCCTGCCGCGCGACGGCCAGACGTTCACGCCCGCGGCCACCACGGCCCTGCGCGACCAGTACTGCGGGGCCCTGTTTGGCATGGCGAAGGGCAATACGCCGGCCAGCCGCGTCATTGCGGGCTATAACTTCTGGGCCTTTGGCGGCGCGGCGCGGCCGGTGCCGGGCCAGGTGTTCTGGAAGCCTGGCGACGCCTACATGGGCGACCCCGGCGGCGAAGAACAAGGCCTGAACTCGGTGTTCGACGCTGACCAATCAACCTGGGCCGTGATTGACCAGTACAGCAAAACCATTCGCTAA
- a CDS encoding glycoside hydrolase family 26 protein — protein sequence MKLFRTFALAAAAAALALGARAQAPAPAPIADPAATPATKLLLANLHRLLPRGVMYGHQDDLAYGVAQAGQMWKGDANRSDVKSTAGAYPGVFGWELGHLELDSARNLDGVPFTKIRSYVQQAYAMGAVNTISWHLDNPHNGKTAWDTARTVKYILPGGPDHAKFVARLDRLAAFLGSLKGPKGEAIPVIFRPFHEHTGSWFWWGKKECTPAEFTALWRFTVDYLHNQKQLHNLIIAYSASDFADEADYLERYPGDAYADVLGFDDYVNGKAADKFQPGMARKLALLTSISKAHGKLPALTEVGYDGVPDPAWWTKTLLPLLKQYPVSYALTWRNGDPVHYFTAYPGQASAADFKQFFQDKQTFFANRLGPLRLYAKPI from the coding sequence ATGAAGCTATTCCGCACCTTCGCGCTGGCCGCTGCGGCCGCCGCGCTGGCCCTGGGGGCCCGGGCGCAAGCCCCGGCTCCTGCGCCCATTGCCGACCCGGCCGCCACGCCCGCCACCAAGCTGCTGCTGGCCAACCTGCACCGCCTACTGCCCCGCGGCGTGATGTACGGCCACCAGGACGACCTGGCCTACGGCGTGGCCCAGGCCGGCCAAATGTGGAAGGGCGACGCCAACCGCTCCGACGTGAAAAGCACCGCTGGGGCTTACCCGGGCGTGTTTGGCTGGGAGCTGGGCCACCTGGAACTCGACAGCGCCCGCAACCTCGACGGCGTGCCGTTTACCAAAATCCGCAGCTACGTGCAGCAGGCCTACGCCATGGGGGCCGTCAACACCATCAGCTGGCACCTCGACAACCCGCACAACGGCAAAACGGCCTGGGATACGGCCCGCACCGTGAAATACATCCTGCCCGGGGGCCCCGACCACGCCAAGTTTGTGGCCCGCCTCGACCGGCTGGCCGCCTTTTTGGGCAGCCTGAAGGGCCCCAAGGGCGAGGCCATCCCGGTCATCTTCCGGCCGTTTCACGAGCACACGGGCTCGTGGTTTTGGTGGGGCAAAAAGGAGTGCACCCCGGCCGAGTTCACTGCCCTGTGGCGCTTCACGGTGGATTATTTGCACAACCAGAAGCAGCTTCACAATTTGATTATTGCTTACTCGGCCTCCGATTTCGCCGACGAGGCCGACTACCTGGAGCGCTACCCCGGCGACGCCTACGCCGACGTGCTGGGCTTCGACGACTACGTGAATGGGAAGGCCGCGGACAAGTTCCAGCCCGGTATGGCCCGCAAGCTGGCGCTGCTGACGAGCATCAGCAAGGCCCACGGCAAGCTGCCGGCCCTCACCGAGGTGGGCTACGACGGCGTGCCCGACCCCGCCTGGTGGACGAAAACCCTGCTGCCGCTGCTCAAGCAATACCCCGTGTCGTACGCCCTCACGTGGCGCAACGGCGACCCCGTGCACTACTTCACCGCCTACCCCGGCCAGGCCAGCGCCGCCGATTTCAAGCAGTTCTTCCAGGACAAGCAGACCTTTTTTGCCAACCGCCTGGGGCCCCTGCGCCTCTACGCCAAGCCGATTTAG
- a CDS encoding sodium:solute symporter family protein yields the protein MKLHLIDLLIIAAYLLTTVFIGIYYSKKARENKDSYMLGGRTLPWYKLGLSDASDMFDISGTMWMVSLCFAYGMKSIWIPWLWPVFNQVFLMMYLSRWLRRSGASTGAEWLATRFGTKGPGVLASHQVVIAFALLSCLGFLAYGFVGLGKFVEIFIPWDLVKGYVPFAVAPQYVPHVYGIVFTLFAMFYAIVGGMHSIVLGDMIKYAIMTVACVAIAVIAYTNLQGKQLAVPNGWFNPFFGWRLGLDWSKLIPEVNSKIASDGYSLFGIFFMMMAFKGVFASLAGPAPNYDMQKILSTRSPEDASKMSGFVSIILLPIRYAFIIGLTILGLLYYHQMNLKAPDGTIDFERILPIAINNFLPAGLVGLTLTGLLGAFMGTFSGTVNAAQAYIVNDIYLKYVNPQAPTSRIISMNYLVGVVVVAVGVALGFIAKDVNTVLQFIVSALYGGYIAANVLKWHWWRFNATGFFVGMLTGIVAALVFGVLIPAGNLLYWFPLLFAISMTGSIVGTYLAPPTDAAVLQSFYKTVRPWGFWGPVLAEVQAQDPSFRPNPNFGRNMFNIVLGIVAQLCLTILPMYLLLSQHVPLAITVVILVVVGLILKKTWWERLSDD from the coding sequence ATGAAATTACATTTAATTGACCTCCTGATCATCGCGGCGTACTTGCTGACGACGGTGTTCATCGGCATTTACTACAGCAAAAAGGCGCGCGAAAACAAGGACAGCTACATGCTGGGCGGCCGCACGCTGCCCTGGTACAAGCTGGGACTGAGCGACGCCTCCGACATGTTCGACATCAGCGGCACGATGTGGATGGTGAGCCTGTGCTTCGCCTACGGCATGAAAAGCATCTGGATTCCGTGGCTGTGGCCGGTGTTCAACCAGGTGTTTTTGATGATGTACCTCTCGCGCTGGCTGCGCCGCTCGGGGGCCTCCACGGGGGCCGAGTGGCTGGCCACGCGCTTCGGCACCAAGGGCCCCGGCGTGCTGGCCTCGCACCAGGTGGTCATTGCCTTCGCGCTGCTCAGCTGCCTGGGCTTCCTGGCCTACGGCTTCGTGGGGCTGGGCAAGTTCGTCGAGATTTTCATCCCTTGGGATTTGGTGAAGGGGTACGTGCCCTTCGCCGTGGCGCCGCAGTACGTGCCGCACGTGTACGGCATCGTGTTCACGCTGTTTGCCATGTTCTACGCCATCGTGGGGGGCATGCACAGCATCGTGCTGGGCGACATGATTAAGTACGCCATCATGACGGTGGCCTGTGTGGCCATTGCCGTCATCGCCTACACCAACCTACAGGGCAAGCAATTGGCGGTGCCCAACGGCTGGTTCAACCCCTTCTTCGGCTGGCGGCTGGGGCTCGATTGGTCGAAGCTTATCCCGGAGGTGAACAGCAAGATTGCCAGCGACGGCTACTCGCTGTTCGGCATTTTCTTCATGATGATGGCCTTCAAGGGCGTGTTTGCCTCGCTGGCGGGCCCCGCGCCGAACTACGACATGCAGAAGATCCTGAGCACCCGCTCGCCCGAAGACGCCAGCAAGATGAGCGGGTTCGTATCCATCATCCTACTGCCGATTCGCTACGCCTTCATCATCGGCCTTACCATCCTGGGCCTGCTCTACTACCACCAGATGAACCTGAAGGCCCCAGACGGCACCATCGACTTCGAGCGGATCCTGCCGATTGCCATCAACAACTTCCTGCCGGCCGGGCTGGTGGGCCTCACGCTCACGGGCCTGCTGGGGGCCTTCATGGGCACGTTCAGCGGCACCGTGAACGCGGCCCAGGCCTACATCGTGAACGACATCTACCTAAAGTACGTGAACCCCCAGGCCCCCACCAGCCGCATCATTTCGATGAATTACCTGGTGGGCGTGGTGGTGGTGGCCGTGGGCGTGGCCCTGGGCTTCATCGCCAAAGACGTGAACACAGTGCTCCAGTTCATCGTGTCGGCGCTCTACGGCGGCTACATTGCCGCCAACGTGCTGAAGTGGCATTGGTGGCGCTTCAACGCCACGGGCTTTTTTGTGGGCATGCTCACGGGCATCGTGGCGGCGCTGGTGTTCGGCGTCCTCATCCCGGCCGGCAACCTGCTCTACTGGTTCCCGCTGCTGTTCGCCATTTCGATGACGGGCTCCATCGTGGGCACCTACCTCGCGCCGCCCACCGACGCGGCGGTGCTCCAGTCGTTTTATAAAACGGTGCGGCCCTGGGGTTTCTGGGGCCCCGTACTGGCCGAGGTACAGGCCCAAGACCCGAGCTTCCGGCCCAACCCCAACTTCGGGCGCAACATGTTCAACATCGTGCTCGGCATCGTGGCCCAGCTCTGCCTCACCATCCTGCCCATGTACCTGTTGCTGAGCCAGCACGTGCCGCTGGCCATCACGGTGGTCATCCTGGTCGTGGTGGGCCTCATCCTGAAGAAAACCTGGTGGGAGCGCCTGAGCGACGACTAG
- a CDS encoding glycoside hydrolase family 130 protein, with protein sequence MSSVFNHRLQLLQAHHDQLVRRANPREEVGNGIFDRYAHPVLTAAHAPLDWKYDLNPATNPFLMERIGVNATLNAGALKWHDKYVVVARVEGNDRKSYFAVAESPNGVDNFQFWDRPITLPETAEPDTNVYDMRLVAHEDGWVYGLFCTERRDPAASDADQSAALAKCGIARTKDLVAWERLADLTTNSAQQRNVVLHPEFVDGQYAFYTRPQDGFIDAGKGGGIGFGLSQSIENATVMQEVIVDKKQYHTISELKNGLGPAPIKTALGWLHLAHGVRNTAAGLRYVLYMFMTDLHDLTKIIHKPAGYFLAPEGDERVGDVSNVAFGNGWIAEPDGRVLIYYASSDTRLHVATSTLAQLLDYVVNTPEDGLRSAASVQAINALVDRNEAFLRSTNVAAHTVANVVAKSAL encoded by the coding sequence ATGTCTTCCGTATTCAATCACCGCTTGCAGCTGCTGCAAGCTCACCACGACCAGCTCGTGCGCCGCGCCAACCCCCGCGAGGAGGTTGGCAACGGCATTTTTGACCGCTACGCCCACCCGGTGCTCACGGCCGCCCACGCCCCGCTGGACTGGAAGTACGACCTGAACCCGGCCACCAACCCTTTCCTGATGGAGCGTATCGGCGTGAACGCCACGCTGAACGCGGGGGCCCTAAAGTGGCACGACAAGTACGTGGTGGTGGCCCGCGTGGAAGGCAACGACCGCAAGTCATACTTCGCCGTGGCCGAAAGCCCCAATGGCGTGGACAACTTCCAGTTCTGGGACCGGCCCATCACGCTGCCCGAAACCGCCGAGCCCGACACCAACGTGTACGACATGCGCCTGGTGGCCCACGAAGACGGCTGGGTGTACGGCCTGTTTTGCACCGAGCGCCGCGACCCCGCCGCCTCCGATGCCGACCAGTCGGCCGCGCTGGCCAAGTGCGGCATTGCCCGCACCAAGGACCTCGTGGCCTGGGAGCGCCTCGCCGACCTCACCACCAACTCGGCCCAGCAGCGCAACGTGGTGCTGCACCCCGAGTTTGTGGACGGCCAGTACGCGTTCTACACCCGCCCGCAGGACGGCTTTATCGACGCTGGCAAGGGCGGCGGCATCGGCTTCGGCCTGTCGCAGTCCATCGAAAACGCCACGGTGATGCAGGAAGTCATCGTCGACAAAAAGCAGTACCACACCATTTCGGAGCTGAAGAACGGCCTGGGGCCCGCCCCCATCAAAACTGCGCTGGGCTGGCTGCACCTGGCCCACGGCGTGCGCAATACCGCCGCCGGCCTGCGCTACGTGCTGTACATGTTCATGACGGACTTGCACGACCTCACCAAAATCATCCACAAGCCGGCCGGCTACTTCCTGGCTCCGGAGGGTGACGAGCGGGTGGGCGACGTATCAAACGTGGCCTTCGGCAACGGCTGGATTGCCGAGCCCGACGGCCGCGTGCTCATCTACTACGCCTCCTCCGACACGCGCCTGCACGTGGCCACCTCCACCCTGGCGCAGCTGCTCGACTACGTGGTGAATACCCCCGAAGACGGCCTGCGCTCGGCCGCGTCGGTGCAGGCCATCAACGCGTTGGTAGACCGCAACGAGGCCTTTTTGCGCAGCACCAACGTGGCCGCCCACACCGTGGCTAATGTAGTGGCCAAATCGGCCCTTTAA
- a CDS encoding AGE family epimerase/isomerase yields MHQAADFQRELDNILFYWATRAVDTADGGFYGCLDAYDAVVPGAPKGAVLNARILWTFAAACNHAPNPVRLALARRAYDYIRQHFVDPEFGGVYWTVDAHGAPLDTKKQVYALAFTIYGLAEYYRASGDAGALELAQAQYRTIEAHSFDAAQGGYLEAFARDWQPLADLRLSAKDANEKKTMNTHLHVLEAYANLYRAWPDAGLGQQIRALLGVFDAHIIDPGTHHLRLFFDENWASKSAVVSYGHDIEAAWLLLEAAEVLHDEALIARFQHLALPMAVAAAEGLDADGGLSYELEPGHLVREKHWWVQAEALVGFLNAYQLSGDSKFMDQFEGVWKFTQAYILDQQGGEWVWGVEADHARMAGQDKAGLWKCPYHNGRACLEILRRSA; encoded by the coding sequence ATGCACCAAGCCGCCGATTTTCAGCGCGAACTCGACAACATCCTTTTCTACTGGGCCACCCGCGCCGTGGACACCGCCGACGGCGGCTTCTACGGCTGCCTCGACGCCTACGACGCCGTGGTGCCGGGGGCCCCCAAGGGCGCGGTGCTCAACGCCCGGATCCTGTGGACGTTCGCGGCCGCTTGCAACCACGCGCCCAACCCCGTGCGCCTGGCCCTGGCCCGGCGCGCCTACGATTACATTCGCCAGCACTTTGTGGACCCGGAATTTGGCGGCGTGTACTGGACCGTAGACGCCCACGGGGCCCCGCTCGACACCAAAAAGCAGGTGTACGCGCTGGCCTTCACCATCTACGGCCTGGCCGAATACTACCGCGCCAGCGGCGACGCGGGGGCCCTGGAACTGGCCCAGGCCCAGTACCGCACCATCGAAGCCCACAGCTTCGATGCCGCCCAGGGTGGCTACCTGGAGGCTTTTGCTCGCGACTGGCAGCCCCTGGCTGACCTGCGCCTGAGTGCAAAGGACGCTAACGAGAAAAAGACCATGAACACCCACCTGCACGTGCTGGAGGCCTACGCCAACCTGTACCGCGCGTGGCCCGACGCTGGCCTGGGACAGCAAATCAGGGCCCTGCTGGGCGTGTTCGATGCCCACATCATCGACCCCGGCACGCACCATTTGCGGCTGTTTTTCGACGAGAACTGGGCGTCAAAGTCCGCCGTCGTTTCCTACGGCCACGACATCGAGGCCGCCTGGCTGCTGCTCGAAGCCGCTGAAGTGCTGCACGACGAAGCGCTCATTGCCCGCTTCCAGCACCTGGCGCTGCCTATGGCCGTAGCCGCCGCCGAGGGCCTTGATGCCGACGGGGGCCTGAGCTACGAGTTAGAGCCCGGCCACCTGGTGCGCGAAAAGCATTGGTGGGTGCAAGCCGAGGCCCTGGTGGGCTTCCTGAATGCCTACCAACTCAGCGGCGACTCCAAGTTCATGGACCAGTTTGAGGGCGTGTGGAAATTCACCCAGGCCTACATCCTCGACCAGCAGGGCGGCGAGTGGGTGTGGGGCGTGGAAGCCGACCACGCCCGGATGGCGGGCCAGGATAAGGCCGGCCTTTGGAAGTGCCCGTACCACAACGGCCGCGCCTGCCTCGAAATCCTGCGCCGCAGCGCCTGA
- a CDS encoding glycoside hydrolase family 28 protein: MNRLVLAVSFLLLPAAGALAQTYSVKDYGALADGKTLATAAIQKAIDACNRGGGGTVEVPAGTYLVGTIALKTNVNLHLGSGAVLRGSPNVEDYLAYTLPVYGRNHYGILYTANAANVALTGHGTIDGNNGVFYDFDQAKKLDTATTRYTRQRNNFRHVAEGIGDGPVVPKDRPRQMVIFSQCVNVRVTDVSLLNSPFWTLHFADCDAVNVDGIRLWTNLLVPNADGIDVTSSRNVTIENCDIRAGDDALAITGYDHHFEIPGFTGVRHACENINVSNCNLQSYSSGIRIGFLDQNTVRNVNVSNCNITNSTRGIGIFLRDEGSLENLTFTNIRIETKLRTGDWWGNGEPIHISAVRGKENVRLGHIRNITFTNVSCQAENGILLYGSAESALEDITFNNLKLELMDSPLNDVAGGNVDLRGALVPKTSLFARDIPAFLAEHVNGLTINDFKLDWVHPRATFLTHGIEANHFQHLRIAHFTGTGAPTNPAARPVVLRDGTAAAVDRRPADVQRTRVRKH; the protein is encoded by the coding sequence ATGAACCGCCTGGTGCTTGCCGTTTCCTTCCTGCTGCTGCCGGCCGCCGGGGCCCTGGCCCAAACGTATTCCGTGAAGGACTACGGGGCCCTGGCCGACGGCAAAACCCTGGCCACGGCCGCCATCCAGAAAGCCATCGACGCCTGCAACCGCGGCGGTGGCGGCACCGTGGAAGTACCGGCCGGCACCTACCTCGTGGGCACCATTGCGCTGAAAACCAACGTCAACCTACACCTTGGCAGCGGGGCCGTGCTCCGGGGCAGCCCCAACGTGGAAGATTACCTTGCCTATACCTTGCCGGTGTACGGGCGCAACCACTACGGCATCCTCTACACAGCCAACGCCGCCAACGTAGCCCTCACCGGGCACGGCACCATCGACGGCAACAACGGCGTATTCTACGATTTTGACCAGGCCAAGAAGCTCGACACCGCCACCACTCGCTACACGCGCCAGCGGAATAATTTCCGCCACGTAGCTGAGGGCATCGGCGACGGGCCCGTGGTGCCCAAGGACCGGCCCCGGCAAATGGTCATCTTTTCGCAATGCGTGAACGTGCGCGTCACCGACGTGTCGCTGCTCAACTCGCCGTTTTGGACGCTGCACTTTGCCGACTGCGACGCCGTGAACGTGGACGGTATACGTTTGTGGACCAATCTATTGGTACCTAACGCCGACGGCATCGACGTGACCAGCAGCCGCAACGTGACCATCGAAAACTGCGACATCCGGGCCGGCGACGACGCGCTGGCCATTACCGGCTACGACCACCACTTCGAAATTCCGGGCTTCACGGGCGTACGGCACGCCTGCGAAAACATCAACGTCAGCAACTGCAACCTGCAATCGTACTCCAGCGGCATCCGCATCGGGTTCCTGGATCAAAACACGGTGCGCAACGTCAACGTGAGCAACTGCAACATTACCAACTCGACGCGCGGCATCGGCATTTTCCTGCGCGACGAAGGCTCGCTGGAGAACCTGACGTTCACCAACATCCGCATCGAAACCAAGCTGCGCACCGGCGACTGGTGGGGCAACGGCGAGCCCATCCACATCTCGGCCGTGCGGGGCAAGGAAAACGTGCGGTTGGGCCACATCCGCAACATCACCTTCACCAACGTGAGCTGCCAGGCCGAAAACGGCATCCTGCTCTACGGCAGCGCCGAAAGCGCGCTGGAAGACATCACGTTCAACAACTTAAAGCTGGAGCTGATGGATAGCCCGCTCAACGACGTGGCCGGTGGCAACGTGGACTTACGCGGGGCCCTGGTTCCCAAAACCAGCCTGTTTGCCCGCGACATCCCCGCCTTCCTGGCCGAGCACGTGAACGGGTTAACGATCAACGATTTCAAGCTCGACTGGGTCCACCCACGCGCCACTTTCCTTACCCACGGCATCGAGGCCAACCACTTCCAGCACTTGCGCATTGCCCATTTCACCGGCACTGGGGCCCCCACCAACCCGGCCGCCCGCCCCGTGGTGCTACGCGACGGCACCGCCGCCGCCGTGGACCGGCGCCCCGCGGACGTGCAGCGCACCCGCGTTCGAAAACACTAG